One Etheostoma cragini isolate CJK2018 chromosome 6, CSU_Ecrag_1.0, whole genome shotgun sequence DNA window includes the following coding sequences:
- the mdh2 gene encoding malate dehydrogenase, mitochondrial, with translation MFARAVRPTVSLARSLSTSSQNHAKVAVLGASGGIGQPLSLLLKNSPLVSHLSLYDIAHTPGVAADLSHIETRAQVTGHMGPDQLNAALQGCDVVVIPAGVPRKPGMTRDDLFNTNATIVATLADACARNCPEAMICVIANPVNSTIPITSEVMKKYGVYNPNRVFGVTTLDIVRANAFVADLKGLDPARVNVPVIGGHAGKTIIPLISQCTPKVEFPADQLAALTGRIQEAGTEVVKAKAGAGSATLSMAYAGARFTFSVLDAMNGKEGVVECGYVRSEETECKYFSTPLLLGKNGIEKNLGLGKLTAFEEKLVADAMDELKASIKKGEDFVANMK, from the coding sequence ATGTTTGCCCGTGCAGTGAGACCGACCGTGAGCTTGGCTAGGAGCCTTTCCACCTCGTCGCAGAACCACGCCAAGGTGGCGGTGCTGGGAGCGTCAGGCGGCATAGGCCAGCCGCTTTCTCTGCTTCTCAAGAATAGCCCCCTGGTGAGTCACCTCTCCCTGTATGATATCGCCCACACCCCCGGTGTGGCTGCAGACCTCAGCCACATCGAGACGAGGGCCCAGGTGACCGGCCACATGGGTCCCGACCAGCTAAATGCTGCTCTGCAGGGCTGCGATGTCGTGGTCATCCCCGCCGGTGTGCCCAGAAAACCCGGCATGACCCGTGATGATCTCTTCAACACCAACGCCACCATTGTAGCCACCTTGGCCGACGCCTGCGCCCGCAACTGCCCAGAAGCCATGATCTGCGTCATTGCCAACCCTGTCAACTCCACCATACCTATTACATCAGAGGTCATGAAGAAGTATGGCGTTTACAACCCCAACAGAGTGTTTGGGGTCACAACCCTGGACATTGTCAGAGCAAACGCCTTCGTAGCAGACCTCAAAGGCCTTGACCCAGCTCGTGTCAATGTGCCAGTGATTGGAGGTCATGCTGGGAAGACCATCATTCCCCTCATTTCCCAGTGCACACCAAAAGTGGAGTTCCCTGCTGACCAGTTGGCTGCTCTGACTGGTAGGATCCAGGAGGCCGGCACAGAGGTGGTGAAGGCTAAGGCCGGAGCCGGATCTGCTACCCTGTCCATGGCCTACGCTGGCGCCCGCTTCACCTTCTCTGTCCTGGACGCCATGAATGGAAAGGAGGGTGTGGTGGAGTGCGGTTATGTCAGGTCTGAGGAGACAGAGTGCAAGTACTTCTCCACACCTCTTCTCCTGGGGAAGAACGGTATTGAGAAGAACCTTGGACTGGGCAAGCTGACTGCATTTGAAGAGAAGCTGGTCGCCGACGCCATGGATGAGCTGAAGGCTTCTATCAAGAAGGGCGAAGATTTTGTGGCTAATATGAAGTGA
- the echdc1 gene encoding ethylmalonyl-CoA decarboxylase, translating into MVLCAVRRQLLKSSSCGAWARRLQRGCAYSSVHCFDQGEIREKLQAFPGGSIDLLKQESGIAVLTINYPSRMNALSGSMMVDLEERVNQLENWIDCKGLIVQGASGTFCSGSDLNAIRAISNPEDGMKMCMFMQNALTRLLRLPLISVALVEGRALGGGAELTTACDFRLMASGSVIQFVHKHMGLVPGWGGAARLVRIVGSQNALKLLGGALKVDPELGLQIGLADGVLEVPQAEEGAGTPLQRAENWLSHYTNGAAPVIQAVKKVVLSGRELPLSEALRTEKDVFGTVWGGPANLQALASKSKHR; encoded by the exons ATGGTACTGTGTGCAGTGAGGCGACAGCTCCTAAAGAGCAGTAGCTGTGGAGCCTGGGCCAG GCGGCTCCAGAGAGGCTGTGCGTACTCCAGCGTCCATTGCTTCGACCAGGGGGAGATCAGAGAGAAGCTGCAGGCCTTTCCTGGAGGATCCATTGACCTCCTCAAACAGGAGTCTGGCATCGCTGTGCTGACCATCAACTACCCGTCCCGCATGAATGCCCTCTCCG GCAGTATGATGGTGGATCTGGAGGAGAGGGTGAACCAGCTGGAGAACTGGATAGACTGTAAAGGCCTCATTGTTCAGGGTGCTTCTGGAACTTTCTGCTCTGGATCGGACCTCAACGCTATCAGGGCGATATCTAACCCAGag GATGGGATGAAGATGTGTATGTTCATGCAGAATGCTCTTACAAGACTACTCAG GCTGCCTCTGATCTCTGTTGCTCTGGTGGAGGGGAGAGCGTTGGGAGGAGGTGCAGAACTCACCACTGCCTGCGATTTCAG GCTAATGGCATCTGGCAGCGTGATCCAGTTTGTCCATAAACACATGGGCCTGGTCCCAGGCTGGGGCGGCGCCGCTCGACTTGTCCGCATAGTCGGAAGCCAGAATGCTCTGAAGCTGCTTGGTGGTGCTCTAAAAGTGGATCCCGAACTTGGCCTACAGATTGGACTGGCAGATGGAGTCTTGGAGGTCCCCCAGGCAGAGGAAGGTGCAGGGACTCCCCTCCAGCGTGCTGAAAACTGGCTCAGTCACTATACAAATGGAGCCGCCCCAGTGATCCAGGCTGTGAAGAAGGTAGTGCTGTCAGGGAGAGAGCTCCCTCTATCCGAGGCTCTGAGGACTGAGAAGGATGTATTTGGTACAGTGTGGGGCGGTCCAGCTAACCTGCAGGCCCTGGCCAGCAAGTCCAAACACAGATGA
- the LOC117946794 gene encoding E3 ubiquitin-protein ligase rnf146-like has translation MASCGEVDHSVSSLPSSKKGGGSSSGGGGSGNSAESSCSGSGNPSPALSVPECAICLQSCVHPVQLPCHHVFCFLCVKGASWQSKRCALCRQEVPDDFLERPTLLSPEELKASAGGRAGAASDHAWYYEGRNGWWQYDERTSRELEDAFSKGKKTAEMLIAGFLYVADLENMVQYRRNEHGRRRKMKRDVLDIPKKGVAGLRLDTEVVPGPIGAAGRENSADGADTTVAGVQQPVTGIPSTVTAPARPPTSLGGQPDSSSNSISPTLEDALSQLQISPRPTPSHERSEPGEGEEEDEEEEASPSRSSEPHTSVDESGSGDWSDDEEEEDEEEEGGDGERVEPWEVRPRRQRLNPEDRAPPGAESASPPSSTSSSGRSRMPDGQCTVTEV, from the coding sequence ATGGCTAGTTGTGGGGAGGTAGACCACTCTGTTAGCTCGCTTCCATCCAGCAAGAAAggcggcggcagcagcagcggtGGTGGTGGAAGTGGGAACAGTGCAGAATCCTCATGCTCTGGCTCCGGCAACCCATCCCCAGCCCTGTCTGTACCAGAGTGTGCCATCTGTCTGCAGAGCTGCGTCCACCCAGTCCAACTGCCATGCCATCACGtcttctgtttcctgtgtgtgaaGGGAGCATCCTGGCAGAGCAAACGATGTGCTCTCTGCAGACAGGAAGTACCGGATGACTTCCTGGAAAGGCCTACACTTCTCTCTCCAGAGGAGCTAAAGGCATCGGCCGGAGGTCGGGCCGGGGCTGCAAGTGATCACGCCTGGTATTATGAGGGCCGTAACGGTTGGTGGCAGTATGATGAGCGAACCAGCCGTGAGCTGGAGGACGCTTTCTCCAAGGGCAAGAAAACGGCTGAAATGCTGATAGCTGGTTTTTTGTATGTAGCCGACTTGGAGAACATGGTGCAGTACAGGCGCAATGAGCACGGCCGTAGACGCAAGATGAAGAGGGACGTTTTGGATATCCCCAAGAAGGGAGTGGCGGGACTGCGTTTGGACACTGAGGTTGTTCCTGGGCCCATTGGGGCAGCTGGTCGAGAGAACTCTGCTGACGGGGCTGATACCACAGTAGCAGGTGTACAGCAGCCGGTTACAGGTATCCCCTCTACTGTTACAGCCCCTGCCAGACCTCCCACCTCCCTTGGTGGTCAGcctgacagcagcagcaacagcatcaGCCCCACTCTGGAGGATGCTCTCTCCCAACTGCAGATCAGCCCCAGGCCCACACCTTCTCACGAGCGGTCTGAGCCtggggaaggagaggaagaagatgaggaagaggaggcctCACCCTCCAGGTCCTCTGAGCCTCACACCTCCGTGGACGAGTCTGGCTCTGGCGACTGGAGCGacgatgaggaagaggaggatgaagaagaagaagggggagATGGAGAGCGTGTGGAGCCCTGGGAGGTTAGGCCACGTAGGCAAAGACTGAATCCAGAGGACAGAGCCCCTCCTGGCGCAGAGTCCGCCTCTCCTCCTTCTTCAACCAGTAGCAGTGGAAGGTCCAGAATGCCTGATGGCCAGTGTACAGTGACTGAAGTGTGA